In Episyrphus balteatus chromosome 4, idEpiBalt1.1, whole genome shotgun sequence, the sequence GTGCATACATAGATACATATTTATTAcgttattttagttttaatatgaaataaatttaacatcCACCAGTCACAAAATCAAAACAGacataaggaaaaataaaataaaatgcacgactgggtcgcacgaacttgctcttaaaaCTAACAACATTTTATATACAAActacaaatttggtaaatgtataaaaaaaaacaaaacttaaaattcgttctaaaaatataaaaaaaaaacaactctttaaatgaaattgagtttaaaaaaagtatacagtttaatttcttttataaagaagcatttttagaaaaaaaaatttcaaaatcgttcgatccgttttttaaaaaagtaattttttataaataattttttgaaaacaaatttttaaaataaacttggtatgccattttgtagaaactttTCATCAACAcgttaaaccaaaatttcaaagaaattcaatgtcacgttttcgaaaatgtgatttttcaaaaaattatttttttaaaaatccaaaaattatttttttcaaaattttgtttttgatttacatATATTTAGGCAATATAAATGCTTtaacacaaaataaatgcttttacacaaaaaaaaaatcgttaaaatagCACTAacaacacagccacacaaaaaaaaaataaaagttctgacctagGGTtacgactaagtttttcatatagtttttgggtcactgaaaccgaatccgaagtccgttttgtcccatcacatcaggtttttgagataacctcaaaaaatgtcacgaaaacaaaaaaaaattttctctggtctggatgtgcgaatatgttaatcataaaGTTTTTgaatcgctgaatccagattcgaagtcaatttttctctatcacgtcaggtttctgagatatcctcaaaaaatgtcaaaaccaaaaaaacaaaaggtcttatctggggttgcgtctatgtttttcatatagtttttaggttgctaaaaccgaatccgaactctatttttccgtatcacgtcaggtttttgagatatccgcaaaaaatgtcagataagaacttttttttgagattagacattttttgaagatatttcaaaaacctgacgtgatacgccaaaataaacttcggattcggtttcagcgatccaaaaactatatgattaacatattcgcacacccagatcagagaaaaaaattttttgttttcgtaacattttttgaggttatctcaaaaacctgatgtGATGGGgcacattttatgaggttatctcgaaaacctgacgtatggagcaaaacggacttcggatttggTTTCAGCGAcctaaaaactatatgaaaaacctagtcgtaaccccaggtcagaaattttatatttttttgtgtggcagtgtaatttggtagataatttgaaattaaaaaaaaaaaaaactgttcaatgggtaccgttaataacgatttttgaaaagaaaaaacctttctcattcaaagatagaccttatttaaaaacttatacttgattttttttaataaaaatcgtaggagccgtttttgataaaattaaatttttccaaaatttgtatatgacaggtaccgttatttttggtccaaaaaaattaattccaaaaactcctctgtacaagatccaaaaactgctacacaccaagtttgaagtagatcggcccatccgtttaggatctttatacagaccgacagacatcctgacagacggactttggAGACCCTTTTTTcttgcattctctatcatcgtaatatcatggaaaattgttatctcaactttttttttacgaatgcgtAACTTATATAtactatatcgcaagtaaaaattgtgtCTGGTATTTTTTATTGTGTTACCACTGAGTTACCGCATTTGTGAGATAAGTATagacaaaatttatattattgttattcttattcagaatttttattttaacagttTTGACAGCGGCTAAAATGTTGCTGCATGTTTTTCAAATAGGTAAGTTCAAACTTACAATATAAATAGATATATTTAGAACTGAATTACTGCTCCATTGGGTtactataaaaataattataggtAACTTAAATACGAAAGAGGATTTTCCATAACTTATACCTTGAAATGCTACAaacgtaggagccgtttttgagaaaagcaAACTTTTCCATTTTAGTCATATGgaaagtaccgttaattttggtcctaaaaaaatttcattttcctctCGAGAAATAGATCAAAACttttaactaccaagtttgaagcaaatcgcttcagtagtatTATAGGCTGCAGCTCGAGAAACAGACGGACACAGTAATTAGGGTAGTTTATGACTCTGAAATTAACTGCAGCTTTTCATTATCCGCTTATGTATtcgttaattaaaattaatttatacttAAATAAAACTTGTTTCTAAAACActtgcaaaatattttgaaaatcaaaaagttcacaactttttataaatacttaaaattttttcttgataACAAAGGAGCAAGGCAGTAttgattcaaaatttaaaaaaaagaaaacgtaaaaaaggtgaaaatacgaaaaaataaatctttaaaaaaataatttggaaaatttcTTTTAGCTTCATTTAAAGTCTACCAAAGATGCAAGAACAAAAATCTTCTACTCCGATCAaccatttaaacaattttaccaCGAAATTATGTGAAAAACTTCTCACATTCAGTGAGAATGGACAATTTTCAGATATTTGCATCATTTCTTCCGATGGTATAAAATTCAATTCACACAAATGTGTCCTGTCAGCAGCAAGTGATTATTTCATGGCAATGTTTGGAGGTAGCCTAAAGGAATCCTCATCGACTGAAGTTAAAATTCACGAGATAAATGGAAAAGTCTTGCAACTTGTACTAACATTTTTGTACACCGGGCAAATTCAACTTCAAAGTGACACGATGAAGGAGATTTTGAGAGCTGCaacatttttgcaaattcaACCACTTATCACCGAGTGTTATAATTCAATGGCGGAAAATTTAAAcgccaaaaattgtttggaaatAGCATTGTTTGCTGATCAACACGAATTGCTTGAACTCTACAAGAGAGCCTTAAAATTTGCGAgtttgaatttcgaaaaaatttgcAAGGAAAATGACATTCTTCAGCTCGATGAACATCAATTGGCAGAAATTATTTCAAGTGAAGAGCTTTGTGTAAGCTCGGAGGAGGTTGTTTATTTGAATCTGATCAAATGGATGGAGCACGACAAATTGAATCGGGAACAAAGTGCCATCAAATTGTTGTCCAAAATTCGTTACTGGCTTTTAAGTCCGAATTTTATCAAAGAACATAGATCCAAACTGCCTAAGCAAATGGAATGTGTTGAAATGGTCTGCTCTTGGCTTGAATGGCATTTACTACCCGAGTGGCAAAGAAGCAAACCAATGGCGTTCTCAAAACTTATCAAACCTAGCCTTCTATTTGTGGGAGGTGGAAAAATACAAACGTATGATGACAAACTTAACATTTGGACAATCGAGTCATTTCCAAATCTACCAACTTCTTTTATGAATGTTGTAGCGGTCAAAAATAAGCTTATTTTTGGAGCTGTTGGAAAACCTATATTATGCTTTGATCTCCAGACTCATGAAGTCACAAACTTACCTAGCAGGAATGTAAAAAGTGAATTTAACGGCATGGTATTGCTAAATGATGAATTGTATGTTTTTAGCAAAGACTCACGTCTTGtagaaaaattcaacttttccaCAGATAAATGGCAGAACGTGACTCCAATGAATACAGTGTTTGTAAATCCCAAAGCTGCTGCTGTAAATGGAAACTTGTATGTAATGAGTTCTGAATCTAAGACCATAGATATCTTTAATCATAACACGAATGATTGGATATCAAAGTATATTCACGATACTCCACCATTATTGTTTGGATTAACAGAATTTGATGGAAAACTTTACAAACTTGGcggtataataataataagtacAAAGCACTATTATTGTGAAGATGTTGAAATATACGATAATGATAGtagtctaagagccaggagcagatttcttgcgtgagaggtaaccgattcatatgaatgtcagaggtagcgtgggtcatggtgatgacgaataccttagtctgcctgcatttatttgggccgttgtcgagaaaaagcgcatcaaaagtaccatttttctgaaaatcgatttagtgagggtaaccacttaaaatttattgataaccaacgccacatactcactgataacaaatataccaatggcagacattttaagtgtggccaaagccccggcagactgtcccgaaaatgcgttttttttggcgtttttagactttggggtaaccacctaaaattaatcgcatcctgtagcggtggactccctgataacaaaaatacccatggcagacattttgagtgtggccaaaccctcggcagacggttttgaaaatgcagtttttctgaaaattgatttatttagggtaaccacttgaaattagtcgcatcctgtagcggtggcctccctgataacaaaaatacccatggcagacattttgagtgtggccaaaccctcggcagacggttttgaaaatgcagtttttctgaaaattgatttatttagggtaaccacttaaaactagtcgcatcctgtagcggtggactccctgataacaaaaatacccatggcagacattttgagtgtggccaaaccctcggcagacggttttgaaaatgcagtttttctgaaaattgatttatttagggtaaccacttgaaattagtcgcatcctgtagcggtggactccctgataacaaaaatacccatggcagacattttgagtgtggccaaaccctcggcagacagttttgaaaatgcagtttttctgaaaactgatttatttagggtaaccacttgaaattagtcgcatcctgtagcggtggactccctgataacaaaaatacccatggcagacattttaagtgcggccaaacccccggcagacgctcccgaaaatgcagtttttctgaaaatttatttattttactttttcacataactcgcgtgttattggacctagcagaaacaattgtatagcaatcttaaagctaattgaatttcctacagaatatgttaaataagttttttcgattaaaccttcagtttaagagttagggtggtttttttgaagcaagtcaaagggtgattttcttattttcgtcatatctcttttatttgagcttttttaaaaattaatttgaagtaaaagttgtagatctttttattaccttcatttattacattaacggtttttcgatttgacagaccgttttcgatctgtaggaaaaaaacttcaaaaagtttgcatttttttatatagctttttcctatataaaaaattgtaatcttTTTACCCCTCCCCGCCTaaaactatacaatttttttcttgcctgagtgcaacctacacgactaggttttttgttacatttattgcaaattaccctgtactatgtagaacctttttgctatataaaaaattgcaaactttttgaagttttttccctacagatcgaaaacggttaatgtaataaatgaaggtaataaaaagatctacaacttttacttcaaattaatttttaataaagctcaaataaaagagatatgacgaaaataagaaaatcaccctttgacttgcttcaaaaaaaccaccctaactcttaaaccgaaggtttaatcgaaaaaacttatttaacatattctgtaggaaattcaattagctttaagattgctatacaattgtttctgctaggtccaataatacgcgagttatgtgaaaaagtaaaataaataaattttcagaaaaactgcattttcgggagcgtctgccgggggtttggccgcacttaaaatgtctgccatgggtatttttgttatcagggagtccaccgctacaggatgcgactaatttcaagtggttaccctaaataaatcagttttcagaaaaactgcattttcaaaaccgtctgccgagggtttggccacactcaaaatgtctgccatgggtatttttgttatcagggagtccaccgctacaggatgcgactaatttcaagtggttaccctaaataaatcaatcttcagaaaaactgcattttcaaaaccgtctgccgagggtttggccacactcaaaatgtctgccatgggtatttttgttatcagggagtccaccgctacaggatgcgactagttttaagtggttaccctaaataaatcaattttcagaaaaactgcattttcaaaaccgtctgccgagggtttggccacactcaaaatgtctgccatgggtatttttgttatcagggaggccaccgctacaggatgcgactaatttcaagtggttaccctaaataaatcaattttcagaaaaactgcattttcaaaaccgtctgccgagggtttggccacactcaaaatgtctgccatgggtatttttgttatcagggagtccaccgctacaggatgcgattaattttaggtggttaccccaaagtctaaaaacgccaaaaaaaacgcattttcgggacagtctgccggggctttggccacacttaaaatgtctgccattggtatatttgttatcagtgagtatgtggcgttggttatcaataaattttaagtggttaccctcactaaatcgattttcagaaaaatggtacttttgatgcgctttttctcgacaacggcccaaataaatgcaggcagactaaggtattcgtcatcaccatgacccacgctacctctgacattcatatgaatcggttacctctcacgcaagaaatctgctcccggctctcggtctatagaTATCGCTGGACAGATTCGTCCCAATCAATGAAGTTTGCCCTAGCTGATATGCATTGCACATCTTGGAATAAACAATTAATCATATGCGGTGGCATGGACAACACTTCTACGTATTTGAATTTGGTGCAAGCAAATCGTAATTATAAATGGATAACATTGTCCCCATTGATTGAATACAAACCTAATACTTCTTACGGTCTTGTAGCAATTAATTGAACAAAACTGATAAATTATCtaacttataattttattattattattcatttgtGTTTacttgaaaattcaataaatttttttttcgtttaacattaattttcaataatttttttttttctaagtggAAAAATAGGCCGGTTACAATATTTTCAGCATCAACACTCCTCTTCTAACTGCGTGatatacgaaaaatatttttcacgcTTTTCACTTCACGTCAGTGACTGTAGTGGCGGCTTTTGGAAAAAGGAGCAAggatcaaaaaagtctataaaaaaagtttggtGGAAGGTTGCTGACAAGAGGGAAGGGttgaaggtaaaaaatatagtgaacaaaattgtttgtcaaatatcatcatatgacacaggtttttaaggtattttttgatgctgaatctaatgacataaaaataaagtcaatatgattgctttaagaaaaatcaaaacccatgtgaaaatCATGATACACTGATTTGGGCTTAAAGTTTTAGAGAAataaaggattcataaagttccttaaaaatatttttgttgaaagtgtgtttttttgatgggttgagttttgtgtgagaaaggtatcataaattttgttaatttttcaaacttggtgCAAAAAGTCTTGTTTGTTATAAGAATCTAAAgattctacaaaattatcttgagtgaaagggtgtttttttaagaaatgatgaaattcggaattagtaccacaaaaactgagaaaataaaatgcacgactgggtcgcacgaacttgctcttagagttaaagttgctttttaagactttttatatagaaatttggaaaaaaaaataaaattcgtttaaaaaaaaaattaaaataaaatctgaaattgaattgcctgccaaaacaagtatgcagttttgattgatatattaacatgcatttttagaaaaaaaattttcaaaatcgttagagccgttttttaaaaaactaattttttataaatatttttttggaaaaaaagttttaaaataaaattggtatgccattttgtagaaatcactaatcaacatctaaaaacaaaatttcaaaaaaattcaatgtcccgttttcgaaaatttgatttttcaaaaaaaaattttcaaaatttttttaaaaatccaaaaattatttttttgaaaattttatttttggtttatatttaaattgtataaatgattcttcacaaaaagtttcgttgaaatcgaatatgcTGTTTCGGAGATAagaggatttgaaaaaaacggttctatggcaggtaccgttaataatgattttcaaaaaacaaaatttccataaaacgatagaccttagcttaaagctaacatttgaattttttaaacaaaatcgttggagccgttttcaagatatttcaattttactaaaatcggtatatgacaagtaccgttatttttggtccaaaaaaattaattccaaaaacccctctggagagtcgccaaaaaacgctacataccaagtttggcaTCAATCGGCTcattcgtttaggctgtagcttcgtttacagacagacagactgacagactgacagactgacagactgacagacagacagacagacagacggacttccgggacccacttttttggcattgtctaccatcgtaatgtcatggaaaaatgttatctcaactttttttttttgtacgaatgcataacttgatatatagtacctatatcgcaagtaaaaatgttacatcaatgaaaattggtacaaatgtttcatttataacagaaacccaGAATAtaagcagtctatacaaatatttttggtgaaaggatgtttttttgggaaataaggaaaattcgTGATaaatccgataaaatcaatggtgtaaaaggtacccttacgaaatttattaaaattgttgtctttcccatgggaattacgaattaaataagtctatacatttttttcatgtgaaagggtgttttttgggaGTAGAGAAAATGTcggtaaattgtaaaaaaataaataataatagtggtaccctattaaaATTCTGCAATTatgtctatagaaaaaaaaaataaggtgaaagggtgttttttttttggggggaattaagaaaaatctgcgataaatttattaaaaataataaaagtggaGTGGTACCCCACTGATATTAagcaattattttgttttgacattggaaacaagaatctaaagtgtctaaaaacatcatggttaaaagggtgttatTTCAGTGAAATTAGGTAAAAACGTTGTATTTggaatagaaagcaagaataaaaagctttttggATCCAATTATAGATTTActatctcttcgaaaaaaacaccattccacccaatttttgttataCACTATTTTGATCCTTGATTTTACAATGAAGcgatcaagtgaacaataaaaaTGTTCGATGCTCTTAAAGATTTCACTGCCATTATAAGCAAAACTGCTTTCTGTTCTTTGTTACGTCACTGCTCACTGTTCTCggctttttaaaatttcactacttttttgtGAGAATTCTGTTCTTCATATTTAATGATTTGATTAATGATGAAAAAAGCAAAGATGTaatgaaaattttaacatgatgatgacgaaaaatttaaattttttttgaattaccATTGTTTCAGTGCAGGCATTCAGGGagttatttcttattaaaataatcgAGAATAGaactttttgacttttcatttttgtattccATATTTTCAATCATCAAGTCAGGGAGAATTTTAAAGAGAAATTTGTGTCTTTAACTGCTATATAAAGAGTGATTAAATAGCAGCTATTAATCGCTGCTATTTTAAATGCTTCTCACTAGAATCTACTATTATGAACTTTTTGAAAGTACAAATAGCTTGTAGTTAAGATCGTTCTCGggtaataaataatatttgggCTTCTGATTTCAACTTTATTTCCTGTCAGCTATGTTCTATTCtgatcaatattttaattttttttttctttaactgctATATAAAGAGTGATTAAATAGCAGCTATTAATCGCTGCTATTTTAAATGCTTCTCACTAGAATCTACTATTATGAACTTTTTGAAAGTACAAATAGCTTGTAGTTAAGATCGTTCTCGggtaataaataatatttgggCTTCTGATTTCAACTTTATTTCCTGTCAGCTATGTTCTATTCtgatcaatattttaatttttttttttctgaacaaggaaaagaaaaaaaaaacaaattcaattctCCTTAAAATTAAAGATGCAATGAGCCACTATTAAGAGAATTAATGACTCCATTATTAAGGGATAAAAATACTATTAtgttgaatgttgtttttttttgttcaaaaaatattttccatgttTCCTAGTACTTTCAACAGATTCATAAAAACTTGTGTTTGACATCAAATCAATATCAAGCAAAACATTTCAACACACAGAGttcttttttctacaaaaaccaagaaaaaaaaaatagtttgtaccATGTAATCTCATTCCCTACATCACGAAAATGAGATGAACCatttcttcgtcgtcgtcgtacaCACCACGTTCCTCATTAAACTACACCAACACCCACATTCCCTGTTGGCGTTGCTAACACCTCCCCCATCGTTTCATAGTGATGATGCTTTTGAATTTCCTGAAACACAGTTTTCCAAATGATACAATAGTAATAAAAGAAATTACCCATCATATTCCACAGATTAACCTTATACAAAGACTAAAGAGGGGAGCGGGGTATGTTGAAAACAAGAATTTCTTGATGTTGATGAAAAAGTTCTAGTTTCTAGTATAATATCCGGGTCTCTCTATATTATTAAGCAGGATAACAAGTTGAAATGCGGATAGCACACCGCCGCTACTACTTCAATTGCAACATCAAGTAAATTACATCACTCCCGAAAATcacacaaaaatagaaaaatgtcaTGAGGAGAATGAAAACCCTTCCTGGGATTTTGGACACCTGTTTTAAAGTAAGGGATGGTTGTTCGCGCTCTGCTTGGGTTTCTTTCTTAagtgtttccaaaaaattgtatataaactATTGTAGTCCCGCATAAGCATTAGTCATCATCTGATGGATGAAATATCTTCACGAGTAAACATGACACGCATAATGAaggacaatatttttttgtggaaaattacTAAATGTCTTTTATCAAATTGTACCTTAAGGGTAAGGAGAAAGCACCGCCGCTGGTGATGGATACACTCTGGATCAATAGATTAATGTCAGGAGTTTCAATGAAACATAAAAGACTCGCTGCataattgtattttaaaaagcATAAGGTGTGTGCTAAGAACTGTTTTTAAAAGAGCAGTGATAGCAGTAAGCACCATATAAAAAAGCTGCGATTAATAGCTGCTATTTAATCACTCTTTTAATAGCAGTTAAAGACGCAAATTGCTCTTTAGATTTCGTCCTAACTTGAAATATAAttgaaaatatgttttaaacttttcttaataTTGTTATTCAAATCATTAGATATGAAGAACAGTGTGCTcacaaaaaaccattgaatTTTCAAAGAGCGGAGAACACTTTCTGAAAAAGAGCAGTGCAGTTATAAAGAACAGAGATCAGTTTTGCTTACGAATTCAGTGAAAtctttaaggggtaataacaccttgtgaaccacgaaatcgagcgtcattttcatcagcgtataaagcaaagaagaaatattattttcttttggtgtttgtttagtttaattaagtatattaataggtaacagaataggctaatgttaaattttgtaatgatgtgaaattttttaaatggcggtgtagtttaggatgatagtaaaa encodes:
- the LOC129919411 gene encoding kelch-like protein 4, with the protein product MQEQKSSTPINHLNNFTTKLCEKLLTFSENGQFSDICIISSDGIKFNSHKCVLSAASDYFMAMFGGSLKESSSTEVKIHEINGKVLQLVLTFLYTGQIQLQSDTMKEILRAATFLQIQPLITECYNSMAENLNAKNCLEIALFADQHELLELYKRALKFASLNFEKICKENDILQLDEHQLAEIISSEELCVSSEEVVYLNLIKWMEHDKLNREQSAIKLLSKIRYWLLSPNFIKEHRSKLPKQMECVEMVCSWLEWHLLPEWQRSKPMAFSKLIKPSLLFVGGGKIQTYDDKLNIWTIESFPNLPTSFMNVVAVKNKLIFGAVGKPILCFDLQTHEVTNLPSRNVKSEFNGMINGRT